One region of Vigna angularis cultivar LongXiaoDou No.4 chromosome 10, ASM1680809v1, whole genome shotgun sequence genomic DNA includes:
- the LOC108335212 gene encoding STS14 protein, translating into MDILHHLSFSLASLLTFVILAHAATAPPNPPPPPLTAAASEYLEAHNEARAVVGVEPLRWSEKLGNASSLMVRYQRNKMKCEFANLTTSKYGGNQLWAGVTTVAPRVAVEEWVKEKEFYVSANNSCVGKHECGVYTQVVWRNSTEVGCAEASCVKEKSSLTICFYDPPGNVIGESPY; encoded by the coding sequence ATGGATATCTTgcatcatctttcattttccCTTGCTTCTCTACTCACCTTTGTTATCCTCGCCCATGCCGCCACCGCTCCGCCCAATCCACCGCCGCCGCCTCTCACAGCCGCGGCGAGTGAGTACTTGGAGGCGCACAATGAGGCTCGAGCCGTGGTGGGCGTGGAACCTCTGAGGTGGAGCGAGAAGCTGGGGAACGCCTCCAGTCTGATGGTCCGGTACCAGCGGAACAAAATGAAGTGCGAATTCGCCAACCTGACCACCAGCAAGTACGGCGGAAACCAGCTGTGGGCGGGCGTGACGACGGTGGCGCCACGCGTGGCGGTGGAGGAGTGGGTGAAGGAGAAAGAGTTCTACGTTAGCGCTAACAACTCGTGCGTGGGGAAGCACGAGTGCGGGGTTTACACGCAGGTGGTGTGGAGGAATTCGACGGAGGTTGGGTGCGCTGAAGCGTCGTGCGTGAAGGAGAAGTCAAGCTTGACCATTTGTTTCTATGACCCACCGGGTAACGTCATTGGAGAGAGCCCATACTAA
- the LOC108335213 gene encoding uncharacterized protein LOC108335213 — protein sequence MGACASSPSAKTTNTTAWMNNGGGGAHASESFRRPSSIMVMNLAGRIKEFKQPIPAKTVLNDNPHCYLCNSESVHIGTCMPRVPDEEELLPGRIYFLVPLSHSHSPLSLTLLCDLAVKAGSALSNPKNNHTGTNRASVTRRL from the coding sequence ATGGGCGCGTGCGCATCTTCTCCCTCCGCCAAAACCACGAACACAACCGCATGGATGAATAATGGCGGTGGCGGTGCACATGCATCGGAATCGTTCCGAAGACCTTCGTCAATCATGGTGATGAACCTGGCGGGTCGAATCAAGGAGTTCAAGCAACCCATCCCGGCGAAGACCGTTCTCAACGATAACCCTCATTGCTACCTCTGCAACTCCGAGTCGGTGCACATCGGCACGTGCATGCCACGCGTCCCCGACGAGGAGGAGCTTCTTCCTGGCCGAATCTACTTCCTCGTCCCTCTCTCGCATTCTCATTCCCCCTTGTCCCTCACTCTCCTCTGCGATCTCGCCGTTAAAGCGGGTTCCGCACTGTCCAACCCCAAAAATAACCACACCGGCACAAACAGAGCTTCCGTTACGCGGCGCCTTTAG